The Candidatus Defluviibacterium haderslevense DNA window TGGTTAATCCAATCTGTCTCTCTGATAGCAATAATTCTCTTTTAAGATATAACGGCAAGGTCGTAAACACTTGAAAAAAACAAATTGCAAAAAGCAAACTTAAAAAAATAAAAATCATGTAAGCTTTATCCTTGTATGCTGAAACAAATAAAGTCGTTTGGGTCTTTGGCAGTTCCTTTACAATTGGTCTGTTCTTTAAAAAAAACAATACAATAAAAGCAGCAAATAAATTCGTCCAACCATCAACCCAAAATAAATATTGATAATTAAAGGACGCTATCAATCCTCCTATACTTGCGCCAATAGCCCAACCTAAATTTACAGAAAGTCGCACCAATGAAGAACTTCGGGTTCGAGTTTCAGCATTGCTAAATGCACCAATCGCAGTCATCCCGGCAGGTCGAAAAGCTTCATTGATCATTGCCAAAACAAAGGTCATCACACAAATCCAAGTATAATCATGCAATAAGCCTAAAACAAAAAACGAAAACCCACCAAAGGTTAATGTACCCAACATCACAGGATAATATCCGAACTTATCTGTGAGTTTTCCACCTGCAAGAGCTCCTAAAATCGATCCTACACCAAAACAGGTCAATACAAATCCTGCTTGTGTTATACTCACACCCTGGCTTTGAGTCATGTACATGGTCATAAATGGAACCACCATAGTCCCACTTCTATTAATTAATTGTACCAACGAGAGCAACCAAACAGAAGGATTCAATCCTGTAAAGGCATTCTTATAAAGATGTAATACTGAAGCTAACATAAAGAAAAGATCCGTCAGAATAATGTGGAATTAACGCTCATTTAATCCGATGGTTTAAATAGATTCAGCATTTAACTTGTCACTTAACTCAAAATTTATACTTTTACATAAAGATTCTACATGTCACAGCCTTTACAGTTATTGTTGTTGATGATTGGGTACTTCTTATTACTCATTGTTATTTCCTTTCTGACATCAAAAGATAATTCTAATGAAAATTTCTTTACTGCAAAGAAAAGTTCACCTTGGTACTTGGTTGCTTTCGGAATGATTGGTTCATCATTATCAGGTGTGACATTCATCAGTATACCTGGTGTAGTGGGCGCTGGTGGAGCCAATCAAAATTTATCATACATGCAAATGGTGTGGGGATATCTCATTGGATATATGATTATTGCAAATGTATTGATGCCCATATATTATCGATATAATGTAATATCAATTTATGAATTTTTAGATAAGAGACTTGGCTTAAGTTCCTACAAAACAGGTGCTGCTTTTTTTATCCTTTCACGAACAGTGGGGTCATCTTTTAGAATGTATATCGTAGCCTTGGTAATGCATCAGTTTATATTTTCACATTATGGCATTCCATTTTGGATCACTGTTTTAATTTCAATTTTTTTAATTTGGGTTTATACATTTAGAGGTGGCATTAAAACGATTATTTTCACGGATGCCTTTCAAACGATTTGCATGTTGGGTTCATTAATTTTGACCATCTTCTTTTTAAGTGAACAACTTGACGTTAGTATTTTTGGTTATTTTGAAAAAGTTTTATCCTCTGATTATGGTAAGATTTTTTATTTTGATGCTGCCTGGAGTGACCCAAACAATTTTTTCAAACAAGTCATTGGTGGTATGTTGATAGCATTAGTTATGACCGGTTTAGATCAAGATATGATGCAAAAAAATTTGACTTGCAAAAATCTCAAAGAAGCGCAATTGAATATGTTTAGTTTTTCGATGTTGCTCTTTTTTGTCAATCTGGCATTTCTATGTTTAGGCGCAGGTCTTTATTTATTTGTTCAACAACAAGGCATTGCGTTACCACCAAAATCTGATCAGTTATTTCCAATGATAGCATTCAATTATTTAAGTGGGGCCGGGGCAATACTGTTCCTTCTTGGACTAACGGCATCCAATTATGCAAGTGCTGATTCTGCATTGGCGTCATTGACTACATCATTTTGTGTGGATTTTTTAAATTTTTCAAAAAATACATGGACTGAACAGAAAAAGAAATTCATCCGAACTTGTGTGCATCTTGGATTTTCATTCAGCCTATTTTTTGTTATTGTAATTTTCTATTGGCTCAATGACGATGCTGTCATAAATAAGGTTTTTCAGTTCGCCGGTTATACCTATGGCCCCATATTAGGACTATTTGCTTTCGCTATTGGAACTAACAGAAAATTAATTTACGCTTTATGGGTTCCTATTATTTGTATGGCATCAGTTCTATTATCTTATATCGTAAATATGCATTCTAAGGAATGGTTAAATGGCTTTACCTTTGGCACGTTATTAGTCGCCTTCAATGGATTAATTACATTCATTGGATTAATGCTAATATCAAAAAATCAGAATTGAGTGAGTTTTAAAAAAATTACAGAATCAGAATCACTACATCATCAACTGGAAAAAAAATCAGTTCTTGAGCTTCTCCAATTAATGAATGAAGAAGATCAAAAGGTCCCCATTGCAATAAGATCATGCACACCTCAAATTGAGGCATTCATACAATACCTGATTCCACAAATGAAATTGGGTGGCAGATTGTTTTTTATAGGAGCAGGCACCAGCGGAAGATTAGGAGTAATCGATGCTTCAGAATGTCCTCCTACTTTTGGTATTCCTGATGATTGGATTATCGGAATTATTGCTGGAGGCGATGGGGCTATTCGTAAAGCTGTAGAATTTGCTGAAGATCATATAGATCAAGCTTGGAAAGATTTAACAGAATACCAGATCGAATCATTAGATACAGTAGTAGGTATAGCTGCAAGTGGTACAACACCCTACGTTATTCATGGGTTAAAAAAGTGTCAGGAAAAGAAAATTACCACTGCATGCATTACCTGTAATCCAAATAGTCCGATAACTGAATATTCAGATTTTAAAATAGAATGTGAAGTGGGGCCGGAATTTATAACAGGTAGTACCCGTCTGAAGTCAGGAACAGCTCAAAAATTAATTTTAAATATGATCACAACCTGTACGATGATAGGATTAGGTCGAGTTGTCGACAATAAAATGGTTGATATGCAATTAACCAACGACAAACTGATTGATCGTGGCGTTAAAATGATACTAAATCATAGAAACATGGATTATGAGGCTGCTAAACATTTGTTACTACAATCAGGAAGCGTTAGAAAAGCTATCCATGCTTTACATGAAATAGAATAACTTTCAATCAATAATTATAACCTACTTTATCCAAAATCCTTAAGCCGACAAATAACATTTTGATTTAATTTCAATTATGCATATATTTGTATTCATTGGCTCATTTGAATAACTTAAAAATAATAAATGTTTAATAAATCTAGCTTTTATACAATAAGAACAATTGGCCTGATGATATGCTATTTCATCTTATCATTTAGCTTCATTCGATCACAATCTATTACCCACAAAATTAGTGATAATTATAAATTGGTTTCTTCTCTGACAGATAGTATGAATCAATATACCCAATGGTATTTCAATGGAAAAATAGATACTATACTGTTTTTAACACAAAAAGAAAATTTTAATAATCAGATATTTAACTTAATAGTTGCCAATAGTGATTTGATGTATCAACTCATAGATTCTATTAATCAGGATAATTATCCTAAACCCATAGAAGAATTGATGGATACTACATTGATCATAGAATCAGACTATCCTACACAAGAGTCAACTGGTTCAGAAATAATGGATACCTTATCCGATTCTTCATTTCAAACACCTTACCCGGAAATACCTCAACGATCCAGAACATTTTCTCCAATGAACATTGCTGGAAAAGTCATGACGATGAATTCTGGTAAACGAACTACGCTCCACTTACAATTTGGGATGTATTTTAATAATTGGAATCAATCGACTTTACTACGAGGCAATCACCCTATAAAAATCAATATGTGGAAATCATTTAATTTATTCGGAGATTTATCTCTTATTTGGAAAACTCATCTTGGCAAGCCGAATAATCCATTAAACATATATTATGGCTTGGGTTTTGACAATAGACAATTTACGATGAAATATAATTTTAGTAATGTTATTCGGAATGAAATATCAACACCTCTTGACACAATATCTTATGATCAAATAAGACTTAAAGGTAACTATTTCAACATCCCATTAGGAATAGAATTGAAGGTAAAGAAAACTAGAATTTCCATTGGAACTTATTTCGGCTTCCGAATAAAACAAACAAGATATGGATGGTACCAACAATACGATCAAGATATTAAAATTAAGATAAAAGATAATTATGGCCTTAACCAAAATAATTATGGTTTAAGTCTTTCATTAGGAAAAAAAAGAACGGCTTTATCAATTAATTATGACTTGTCAAAATTAATAGATAATCAAAATATGTATCAAATTGAATTTCACCCTTGGAGAATGGGGCTGGTAATAAAATTATAATAACTAAAGTAATA harbors:
- a CDS encoding sodium:solute symporter, which produces MSQPLQLLLLMIGYFLLLIVISFLTSKDNSNENFFTAKKSSPWYLVAFGMIGSSLSGVTFISIPGVVGAGGANQNLSYMQMVWGYLIGYMIIANVLMPIYYRYNVISIYEFLDKRLGLSSYKTGAAFFILSRTVGSSFRMYIVALVMHQFIFSHYGIPFWITVLISIFLIWVYTFRGGIKTIIFTDAFQTICMLGSLILTIFFLSEQLDVSIFGYFEKVLSSDYGKIFYFDAAWSDPNNFFKQVIGGMLIALVMTGLDQDMMQKNLTCKNLKEAQLNMFSFSMLLFFVNLAFLCLGAGLYLFVQQQGIALPPKSDQLFPMIAFNYLSGAGAILFLLGLTASNYASADSALASLTTSFCVDFLNFSKNTWTEQKKKFIRTCVHLGFSFSLFFVIVIFYWLNDDAVINKVFQFAGYTYGPILGLFAFAIGTNRKLIYALWVPIICMASVLLSYIVNMHSKEWLNGFTFGTLLVAFNGLITFIGLMLISKNQN
- the murQ gene encoding N-acetylmuramic acid 6-phosphate etherase codes for the protein MSFKKITESESLHHQLEKKSVLELLQLMNEEDQKVPIAIRSCTPQIEAFIQYLIPQMKLGGRLFFIGAGTSGRLGVIDASECPPTFGIPDDWIIGIIAGGDGAIRKAVEFAEDHIDQAWKDLTEYQIESLDTVVGIAASGTTPYVIHGLKKCQEKKITTACITCNPNSPITEYSDFKIECEVGPEFITGSTRLKSGTAQKLILNMITTCTMIGLGRVVDNKMVDMQLTNDKLIDRGVKMILNHRNMDYEAAKHLLLQSGSVRKAIHALHEIE
- a CDS encoding MFS transporter; translated protein: MLASVLHLYKNAFTGLNPSVWLLSLVQLINRSGTMVVPFMTMYMTQSQGVSITQAGFVLTCFGVGSILGALAGGKLTDKFGYYPVMLGTLTFGGFSFFVLGLLHDYTWICVMTFVLAMINEAFRPAGMTAIGAFSNAETRTRSSSLVRLSVNLGWAIGASIGGLIASFNYQYLFWVDGWTNLFAAFIVLFFLKNRPIVKELPKTQTTLFVSAYKDKAYMIFIFLSLLFAICFFQVFTTLPLYLKRELLLSERQIGLTMALNGLLIALFEMVIITKISKKTNELNYIILGTLIVGFSYILFNLFPINPFLIAVIASIIITIGEILSMPFMMSFWLNRSNESNRGQYAALYTVSYSAAHILGPSFGGLIADHYGFHILWWVIFIMSIFTALGYYYLKQNESRIDLKSLV